The following proteins come from a genomic window of Panicum hallii strain FIL2 chromosome 8, PHallii_v3.1, whole genome shotgun sequence:
- the LOC112872394 gene encoding uncharacterized protein LOC112872394, whose amino-acid sequence MEWPPAAWAWQEFSSGTGRWEEKVFVRDGEAAGTVGDLLLNPLDYQLEPRWRYAAYWQGAHYIHCSGEFVSRFSMEDGKYKVIKSPIDLAECKSDVRSFLGRSEKGVYFAAIDPMDNLRVWILGSESSDQTGWVPKHQSKLKTYSW is encoded by the exons ATGGAGTGGCcgccggcggcgtgggcgtggcaGGAGTTCTCGTCGGGGACCGGGAGGTGGGAGGAGAAGGTGTTCGTCCGggacggcgaggcggcgggGACGGTCGGGGACTTGCTGCTGAATCCGTTGGATTACCAACTAGAGCCCCGATGGCGCTACGCCGCCTACTGGCAGGGAGCACACTACATACATTGCAGTGGTGAATTTGTTTCAAG GTTTTCCATGGAGGATGGTAAGTACAAAGTGATCAAGTCGCCCATAGACCTCGCTGAGTGCAAGAGCGATGTGCGGTCTTTTCTAGGGAGATCAGAGAAGGGGGTGTACTTTGCAGCTATTGATCCCATGGACAACCTTCGGGTTTGGATCCTCGGCAGTGAATCCAGTGATCAGACAGGGTGGGTGCCAAAGCATCAGAGTAAACTCAAGACATACTCTTGGTGA
- the LOC112903366 gene encoding 1-aminocyclopropane-1-carboxylate oxidase 1-like, which yields MEIPVIDLKGLAGDESARSRTMAQLHEACKDWGFFWLENHGVDAAIMEDVKRFVHGHYEEHLEAKFHASDLARNLDAADAGQVDWEAAYSIQHRPTTNIADFPEISPPTRELLDTYIAQTVALAELLAECMSLNLGLDAGHIRRALAPPTVGTKFAMYPACPRPEVVWGLRAHTDAGGIVIMLQDEAVGGLEFLRGEYWVPVAPCGGSRVFVDIGDQIEVVSGGAYRSAVHRVAVGTEGRRLSMATFYNPGVDAVVAPAREAPPEYPGPYRFGDYLEHYHRTKFGDKAARFQAFKKRFHK from the exons ATGGAGATCCCTGTGATTGATCTCAAGGGTCTCGCCGGCGACGAGTCCGCTAGGTCGCGGACCATGGCGCAGCTCCACGAGGCCTGCAAGGATTGGGGCTTCTTCTGG TTGGAGAACCACGGCGTGGACGCGGCCATCATGGAGGACGTGAAGCGCTTCGTGCACGGCCACTACGAGGAGCACCTCGAGGCCAAGTTCCACGCCTCCGACCTCGCCAGGAACCTGGACGCCGCCGACGCCGGGCAGGTCGACTGGGAGGCCGCCTACAGCATCCAACACCGCCCCACGACCAACATCGCCGACTTCCCGGAGATCTCGCCGCCGACTCG CGAGCTGCTGGACACGTACATCGCTCAGACGGTGGCGCTGGCGGAGCTGCTCGCCGAGTGCATGAGCCTCAACCTGGGCCTCGACGCCGGCCACATCAGGCGCGCGCTCgcgccgcccaccgtggggACCAAGTTCGCCATGTACCCGGCGTGCCCGCGGCCGGAGGTGGTGTGGGGCCTCCGCGCGCACACCGACGCCGGCGGCATCGTCATCATGCTGCAGGATGAGGCGGTGGGCGGGCTCGAGTTCCTCCGCGGGGAGTACTGGGTCCCCGTGGCGCCCTGCGGGGGCAGCAGGGTCTTCGTCGACATCGGGGACCAGATCGAGGTGGTCAGCGGCGGGGCCTACCGCAGCGCGGTGCACCGCGTCGCCGTGGGCACCGAGGGCCGGCGGCTGTCGATGGCCACGTTCTACAACCCCGGCGTGGACGCCGTGGTGGCGCCGGCGAGGGAGGCGCCGCCGGAGTACCCCGGGCCCTACAGGTTCGGGGACTACCTCGAGCACTACCACCGCACCAAGTTCGGCGACAAGGCCGCCAGGTTCCAGGCCTTCAAGAAGAGGTTCCACAAATAA